A window of Caldalkalibacillus uzonensis contains these coding sequences:
- a CDS encoding iron ABC transporter ATP-binding protein: protein MVEVREVAKQYGDKWVVDGISVSIPKQKITSLIGPNGAGKSTLLSMMSRLIAKDHGTVLLDQKEISEYKSEELAKRLSILKQSNHIGIRLTVKDLVSFGRFPHSQGRLSAEDKRIVDQAIRYMKLEGLEDQYLDQLSGGQKQRAFIAMILAQDTDYIFLDEPLNNLDLKHAVEMMNMLQRLVCELGKTIVIVLHDINFASCYSDYIVALKNGRVVKEGNKDEIIRPDVLKEIYDMDIAIETFGQHKICVYFA from the coding sequence ATGGTCGAGGTAAGAGAGGTTGCTAAACAGTATGGCGACAAGTGGGTGGTGGACGGTATTTCGGTCAGCATACCCAAGCAAAAAATCACCTCATTGATCGGCCCCAACGGAGCTGGAAAAAGCACGTTGTTGTCCATGATGAGCCGTTTGATTGCCAAAGATCATGGCACAGTACTGCTTGATCAGAAGGAGATTTCTGAGTACAAAAGTGAGGAGTTGGCCAAGAGGCTGTCCATTCTCAAACAATCCAATCATATCGGCATCCGTTTGACGGTCAAAGATTTGGTCAGCTTCGGACGTTTTCCCCACTCTCAGGGAAGGTTGTCAGCGGAAGACAAAAGGATTGTGGATCAAGCCATCCGATATATGAAGCTGGAAGGGCTAGAGGATCAATACCTTGACCAGCTGAGCGGCGGCCAGAAACAGCGCGCCTTTATCGCTATGATACTGGCCCAGGATACGGACTATATTTTCCTGGACGAGCCCCTCAACAATCTGGATCTGAAGCATGCCGTTGAGATGATGAATATGCTGCAGAGGCTCGTTTGCGAACTGGGCAAGACGATCGTGATTGTCCTCCATGATATCAACTTTGCGTCATGTTATTCCGATTATATCGTGGCGCTGAAGAACGGCAGAGTAGTGAAAGAAGGAAACAAAGATGAGATTATCCGCCCCGATGTATTAAAGGAGATTTATGACATGGACATTGCTATTGAAACGTTTGGCCAACACAAGATATGTGTTTACTTTGCCTGA
- a CDS encoding iron chelate uptake ABC transporter family permease subunit — MSHTAKISILGFLAAALVGIFMFIQVGSNWEYVLPRRGYKVLAMVLTGAAIAFSTIIFQTVTNNRILTPSIIGLDALYVLIQTVVIFAFGSSSIVVLNKQLNFIICLAVMVGFALLLYQFLFRGEGRNLYFLLLVGVVCGTLFGSLSTFMQVLIDPNEFFFVQDRMFASFNNINTDLLLLSAAGVIGVGLYSRKWLKYLDVLALGREEAINLGVNYASVVQRLLVIIAVLVSISTALVGPVTFLGLLVANVTYEFMQTYRHHILLASAILISIIALVGGQLLVERVFAFSTPLSVIINFIGGSYFLYLLLRESRAWSR; from the coding sequence ATGAGTCATACAGCTAAGATCAGTATCCTGGGGTTTTTGGCAGCCGCATTGGTTGGCATTTTCATGTTCATACAAGTGGGAAGCAATTGGGAATATGTCCTGCCCAGACGGGGATACAAGGTGCTGGCCATGGTATTAACCGGAGCAGCCATTGCTTTTTCCACCATTATTTTTCAAACGGTCACCAACAACCGGATTTTGACCCCCAGTATTATCGGCTTGGATGCTTTATATGTGCTGATTCAGACAGTGGTCATTTTTGCCTTTGGCTCCTCCAGTATCGTTGTGCTGAACAAACAGCTCAATTTTATCATCTGCCTGGCGGTGATGGTCGGCTTTGCACTCTTGTTGTACCAGTTTCTGTTTCGGGGAGAAGGGCGCAACCTTTACTTTCTGCTGTTGGTCGGCGTGGTTTGCGGCACGCTGTTTGGCAGCTTGTCAACTTTTATGCAGGTTTTGATTGATCCGAACGAGTTTTTCTTTGTGCAGGACCGGATGTTTGCCAGTTTCAACAACATTAATACCGATCTTTTGCTCCTTTCCGCCGCAGGCGTCATTGGCGTTGGCCTGTACAGCCGGAAGTGGCTCAAATATTTGGATGTGTTGGCCTTGGGCAGGGAAGAGGCCATCAACTTGGGAGTCAATTATGCTTCCGTTGTGCAACGACTTTTGGTGATCATTGCGGTGCTGGTCTCCATATCCACCGCACTGGTGGGGCCAGTCACATTTTTGGGTCTGTTGGTGGCCAATGTGACCTATGAATTCATGCAAACTTACCGGCACCATATCTTGCTGGCCAGTGCCATCTTGATCAGCATCATTGCCCTGGTCGGGGGACAGTTGTTGGTGGAAAGGGTGTTTGCCTTTTCCACACCGTTAAGTGTCATTATCAATTTTATCGGGGGCTCCTACTTTTTATATCTTTTGTTGAGGGAGAGTCGGGCATGGTCGAGGTAA
- a CDS encoding ABC transporter permease, whose translation MRKRYLIVALVLLSGASLFVGVHDISPLDVFDLTEEQRQILWVSRLPRLASIIMAGMGLSICGLIMQQLSRNKFVSPTTAGTMDSARLGVVVALLLFTSASPLQKMAVAFGFALLGTFMFMKILDNIKYKNAIFIPLVGLMFGNIIGSVTTFLAYENNLIQNISSWLQGNFALIIKGRYELLYVSIPALIIAYLYANRFTVAGMGEDFAVNLGLSYKFVVNLGLVIVALVTSVVVLTVGIIPFLGLIIPNIVSIFRGDHLHKSLPLTALLGAVFVLCCDIVGRVIIYPYEIPIGLTTGVIGSGIFLYLLVRRKTHESYS comes from the coding sequence ATGAGAAAACGGTATTTAATCGTTGCACTTGTGCTCTTGTCTGGGGCTTCGTTGTTTGTTGGGGTACACGATATCAGCCCTTTAGACGTATTTGACCTGACTGAGGAACAGCGCCAAATTTTATGGGTCAGCCGTTTGCCGCGTTTGGCCAGCATCATCATGGCCGGCATGGGCTTAAGTATTTGTGGCCTGATTATGCAGCAATTGAGCCGCAATAAATTTGTCTCACCGACCACAGCGGGGACCATGGATTCGGCCAGACTGGGGGTGGTGGTGGCCTTGCTCCTGTTCACTTCGGCCAGTCCGTTACAAAAGATGGCGGTTGCTTTTGGATTTGCCTTGCTAGGCACGTTCATGTTCATGAAAATCCTGGACAACATCAAGTACAAGAATGCCATCTTTATCCCTTTGGTTGGTCTGATGTTTGGCAATATCATCGGCTCGGTCACCACCTTTTTGGCATATGAAAACAATTTGATCCAGAATATCTCATCCTGGCTGCAGGGCAATTTTGCTTTGATTATTAAAGGGCGTTATGAATTGTTGTATGTCAGCATTCCAGCGCTGATCATCGCTTATCTTTATGCCAACCGGTTTACTGTGGCCGGCATGGGGGAGGACTTTGCGGTCAATCTGGGGCTCAGCTATAAGTTTGTTGTCAATTTGGGGTTAGTGATTGTGGCTCTGGTCACCTCAGTGGTCGTGCTGACCGTAGGGATCATCCCCTTCTTGGGTTTGATCATTCCCAATATTGTCTCCATCTTCAGGGGAGACCATTTGCACAAAAGTTTGCCCCTGACCGCACTCCTGGGAGCGGTTTTTGTGCTCTGTTGCGATATAGTGGGGCGGGTCATCATTTACCCGTATGAGATTCCCATTGGTTTGACCACGGGTGTGATTGGCAGCGGAATATTCTTGTATCTGCTGGTAAGGAGAAAGACACATGAGTCATACAGCTAA
- a CDS encoding AraC family transcriptional regulator produces the protein MALPRASLHYLDAQELKIETGDSLTMADEEQYRFGYVKQGGVGIHLYVNQQETSALLESGTLFLLPAESRCTIYNRATQKAHVVLVRFQWTGEEPLRSSLAGQSGLNIHHLRLPQAHNWMEAFLKGNRADLSAHFQLQSHLYALAAALMEHIHHQANGPDLFDYVEQTSQYMREHYEEPLNIEHIAQLSGASPSRFYRAFKQYTGLSPNKYVTYIRLNASLRLLASSNVTVAEVAHEVGYQDEYYFSRLFKKHMGLSPTEYAARAQKRLANLSPVFHDDLTVLGINPLISLQRGWSKQPDRYLEQIRNARPDLIFTSPVPEDIYQRLTEIAPVILLYWKRYSWKERLRKISNALGLSTVAKWWLDHFELKVKNAQAHIRKFLGQEPFLLVSVEEDYFRVFGTQHKRIQQLFYDELQITPPAFVHHFSALNVSSLAELAALGCDNVFFLVPASVADTYCSELHRKWQALKGHLVRNTCFIIRYEGRLKYNAGIIDRLVDHTVVRLQKYSQELQKNPS, from the coding sequence ATGGCATTACCTCGTGCTAGCTTACATTACTTGGACGCACAGGAGCTTAAAATAGAAACAGGAGATTCATTGACCATGGCTGATGAAGAGCAATATCGGTTTGGCTACGTCAAGCAGGGGGGTGTAGGCATCCACTTGTACGTCAATCAACAAGAAACATCTGCCTTGCTTGAGAGTGGGACGTTATTTTTGCTTCCGGCAGAAAGCAGATGCACCATCTATAATCGTGCAACCCAAAAAGCTCACGTTGTGCTGGTCCGCTTTCAATGGACAGGTGAAGAACCATTACGCAGCTCTCTAGCCGGTCAGTCTGGGCTAAACATTCACCATTTGCGCTTGCCCCAGGCTCATAATTGGATGGAGGCCTTCTTAAAGGGCAACAGAGCAGACCTCTCAGCACACTTTCAGCTTCAGTCGCACTTATATGCTTTGGCTGCTGCTTTGATGGAACATATTCACCACCAAGCCAATGGGCCTGATTTATTCGATTATGTTGAACAAACCAGCCAATACATGCGGGAGCATTATGAAGAGCCGCTTAACATTGAACATATTGCCCAATTATCAGGGGCAAGTCCCAGCCGCTTTTACCGAGCATTTAAACAGTATACCGGACTGAGTCCTAACAAGTATGTCACCTATATTCGCTTAAATGCATCGCTGCGGTTACTTGCCAGTTCAAATGTAACCGTTGCAGAAGTCGCCCATGAGGTTGGCTACCAGGATGAGTATTATTTCAGCCGGCTGTTCAAAAAACATATGGGTCTTTCTCCCACAGAGTATGCAGCCCGTGCCCAAAAAAGGCTTGCCAATCTTTCTCCTGTCTTCCATGATGATTTAACTGTGTTAGGGATCAATCCCCTCATCAGTTTACAACGGGGCTGGTCTAAACAGCCTGACAGATACCTGGAACAGATCCGAAATGCTCGTCCAGATCTTATTTTCACTTCGCCCGTTCCGGAAGATATCTATCAACGTTTGACAGAGATCGCACCGGTTATTTTATTGTATTGGAAGCGGTATTCCTGGAAGGAGCGGTTGCGTAAAATAAGCAATGCACTGGGTTTGAGTACTGTGGCAAAATGGTGGCTAGACCATTTTGAACTCAAGGTCAAAAACGCCCAAGCCCATATCCGCAAGTTTTTGGGGCAAGAGCCCTTTTTGCTCGTCAGTGTGGAAGAGGACTATTTTCGCGTTTTTGGCACACAACACAAGAGAATACAGCAATTATTCTACGATGAGCTTCAAATCACACCACCAGCCTTTGTGCACCATTTCAGCGCATTAAATGTTTCTTCACTGGCTGAACTGGCTGCGTTAGGTTGTGACAATGTTTTCTTCTTGGTTCCTGCTTCAGTTGCGGATACTTACTGCAGTGAATTGCACAGGAAATGGCAGGCGTTGAAAGGTCATCTGGTACGGAACACTTGCTTTATTATCCGCTATGAAGGGCGTCTGAAGTATAATGCAGGCATCATTGACCGTCTCGTCGATCATACTGTTGTCCGTTTGCAAAAGTACAGCCAGGAGTTGCAGAAAAATCCTTCCTGA
- the purU gene encoding formyltetrahydrofolate deformylase — MPIQGGHDQAVNAVVNEQLLSFNERNRNRARLLISCPDQPGIVAAVSQFLYNEGANIVQSDQYSTDPEGGRFFMRIAFDLPNLEAKEEALCRAFEPVAARFAMDWRISFAYRIKRMAIFVSKQEHCLLELLWQLKSGDLIAEVPFVISNHQDHQEIVESFGIPFYHIPVSKESKSAAEAEQLKLLAGNVDFIVLARYMQVLSPQFVSQYPNRIINIHHSFLPAFVGSKPYERAYERGVKLIGATSHYVTYELDAGPIIEQDVVRVNHRHNVSDLKRIGRQIERVVLARAVKWHLEDRIISYNNKTVVFV, encoded by the coding sequence ATGCCAATACAAGGAGGTCACGATCAAGCTGTGAACGCTGTCGTCAACGAACAACTGCTGTCTTTTAATGAACGCAACCGTAACCGAGCCAGATTGCTCATTTCTTGTCCTGACCAGCCTGGCATCGTTGCTGCTGTTTCCCAATTTTTATATAATGAAGGAGCCAATATCGTTCAATCGGATCAATATTCCACAGACCCTGAAGGCGGGCGTTTTTTCATGCGTATCGCCTTTGACCTTCCCAACTTGGAGGCAAAAGAAGAAGCATTGTGCCGGGCGTTTGAACCGGTGGCCGCCCGTTTTGCTATGGACTGGCGGATTTCGTTTGCTTACCGGATCAAACGGATGGCTATTTTTGTCTCCAAACAAGAGCACTGCTTGTTGGAATTGCTTTGGCAATTAAAGTCAGGGGATTTAATCGCTGAAGTGCCTTTTGTGATCAGCAATCATCAAGATCATCAGGAGATCGTAGAATCATTTGGCATTCCCTTTTATCACATTCCGGTCAGCAAAGAGTCGAAAAGCGCTGCTGAAGCGGAACAATTGAAGCTGCTGGCCGGCAACGTGGACTTTATTGTACTTGCCCGGTACATGCAAGTATTATCACCGCAGTTTGTGTCACAATACCCTAACCGCATCATTAACATCCATCATTCGTTTTTGCCAGCTTTTGTCGGAAGCAAACCGTATGAGCGGGCTTATGAACGCGGAGTCAAACTGATCGGAGCCACATCTCATTACGTTACATATGAACTAGATGCAGGACCGATTATTGAACAAGATGTTGTTCGAGTCAATCATCGTCATAATGTTTCAGATTTAAAAAGAATCGGCCGCCAGATCGAACGGGTTGTGCTGGCTCGAGCTGTAAAATGGCACCTTGAAGACCGAATTATTTCTTATAATAACAAAACGGTCGTATTTGTATGA
- a CDS encoding UPF0158 family protein, which translates to MEKKVKLQDIIEGIEMQFEEINTYLNLKTRQVIAVSTDSLWRAEEDEPFDDLPKWQQDEVKVAIDIIENFENYEKLPSQFEINEYGMMEDFCYSIQNNKHRNLLLGAIRGKGAFRRFKDLIIQLNLEKDWYYYRDKRYRELAIDWCKTRGIDFTE; encoded by the coding sequence ATGGAAAAGAAAGTTAAGCTTCAAGATATTATTGAAGGGATAGAAATGCAGTTTGAGGAGATCAACACATATTTAAATTTGAAAACTAGGCAAGTGATTGCGGTCTCTACTGATAGCTTGTGGAGAGCAGAAGAGGACGAACCCTTTGATGATCTGCCAAAATGGCAGCAAGATGAAGTAAAGGTGGCCATTGATATCATAGAGAACTTTGAAAACTATGAGAAGTTGCCAAGCCAATTTGAAATTAATGAATATGGAATGATGGAAGATTTTTGTTACAGCATACAAAATAACAAACACCGCAATTTACTGTTAGGTGCAATTAGAGGCAAGGGAGCTTTTAGAAGGTTTAAGGATCTCATTATACAATTAAATCTTGAAAAAGACTGGTATTATTACCGGGATAAGCGATATAGAGAATTGGCTATAGATTGGTGTAAAACGCGGGGAATTGACTTTACAGAGTAA
- a CDS encoding nucleotidyltransferase family protein: MTPLDISRNRHKILRIAREHGAIDIKLFGSVSKNQVKPDSDVDFLVEFEEGRTLFDLISMKDTLESLLGYKVHLVTQEGLLADS; the protein is encoded by the coding sequence TTGACACCGCTAGATATTTCAAGAAATCGTCATAAGATCTTAAGAATAGCAAGAGAACACGGAGCCATTGATATCAAGTTATTTGGGTCCGTTTCCAAAAATCAAGTTAAACCAGATAGTGATGTTGACTTTTTAGTTGAATTTGAAGAAGGACGAACTTTATTTGACTTAATTTCAATGAAAGACACATTAGAAAGCTTATTAGGATACAAAGTACATTTAGTGACCCAAGAGGGTCTCCTCGCCGATTCTTGA
- a CDS encoding TIM-barrel domain-containing protein produces MGDIIGVSVSGDMLTLEVENGSATHDILQLHVLGEHIFKVDYRPHGIEPSQQTPMIDPDKTWEAVGANIDVSGNPIIITTSKMRVEIERYPCRMTIKNSDGIPLLWETESGGVFRDGVRFVRSSQDNLYGIRGYSAFEDAGNILRNDSNHPSHAGEQGDAGGPFIWSTAGYGILVDSDGGYPFTETSTGKLEFYYGGTPEEGRRYVKENVEFYVMLGKPKEIMHAYTEITGKPPLLPKWSLGFMNFEWDIDQAELESIVETYRAKNIPLDAFALDYDWMSYGEDNYGEFLWNVNNFPDAADSTLKSKMDQRGLKLIGIRKPRIVTKDKNGQRTTQFYDAEAGGYWYPGHEEYTDYFIPVTVRSIDPYKQEMRDWWWNHSKEAYDKGIRGWWNDETDKVSSGAAQYWFGNFTTTHLSQAMYEGQRAYTDNKERIWQTARNYYPGAQRYATTLWSGDIAIQYYKGEKVEWAAGMQEQPSVMLSAVNLGQFKWGMDAGGFNMQNGTIDNPSPELYTRWLQFGALTPVFRVHGNYQQQRQPWYYGMTAEEVTKAAIHFRYRLLPYMYTYERSAYESGVGLVRPLIFDYPDDEQVKNTTDSWMFGDWLLVAPVLEKGQTSKQIYLPEGTWIDYFRGHVYNGNQSIHYPLDAESWTDIPIFVKQGAIIPSQEVQDYVGQKSAEMMTIDVFAGDSESRFTYYDDDGNTYGYETGDFFKQEMTAQDQGTNGIRFTVQAKEGQYTPETEYYLVRLHGKAGERVTLNGSSLTYYDQLFDLKNASGEGWAKGREIYGDVTYVKVRANSSSVKELIVTGDAPVSTDHLKYEAEEASLSGETTNSRASVNNNHSGYSGQGFVDGFHHEEAAATFYVSTKTGGDYDISLRYANGTGTDQTLSIYVNGKRVTQTVLADTGDWSTWGIQTETLPLTAGQNMITYRYDAEAGDTGNVNLDYITVPFEPAQAEYLAESAKLDGGASTNQNHWFYTGNAFVDGMTQTGASVQFLVDVPATGEYQVALRYANGTNSTRTISVYVNGNKVEQIKLTSPGMNWNLWREHVHSVTLQKGTNTIMYRYDSSDSGNVNLDRIIVSAETPVQPVSEKNLLDNSGFERPTDYSSNWTQWHPGGQPSAFGVDSGSGINPPESPWTGDQRAYFWSANAYKQSIHQTVEVPVNNAHYKLEARVRLLNTNPYVARAEIMDYGGQTIYYDLENNGRWSYLTVDNIYVTSGQIKVGFYVDSPGGTTLHIDDVRVTIQE; encoded by the coding sequence TTGGGGGACATCATAGGCGTCAGCGTATCGGGTGACATGCTGACATTGGAGGTGGAAAACGGTTCGGCAACCCATGATATTTTGCAACTGCATGTCTTGGGTGAACATATTTTTAAAGTGGATTACCGGCCTCATGGCATTGAACCTTCCCAACAGACTCCAATGATCGACCCGGACAAAACGTGGGAAGCGGTAGGAGCCAATATTGATGTCAGTGGGAACCCCATCATCATCACCACATCAAAGATGAGAGTAGAGATCGAGCGCTATCCATGTCGAATGACTATAAAAAATTCAGACGGAATCCCGCTATTATGGGAAACAGAATCCGGTGGTGTCTTTCGTGATGGTGTTCGCTTTGTACGTTCCAGTCAAGATAACCTGTACGGCATTCGGGGATATAGTGCTTTTGAAGATGCTGGGAATATTTTGCGCAATGACAGCAATCACCCCTCACATGCGGGAGAGCAAGGTGATGCAGGAGGTCCTTTTATCTGGTCCACTGCAGGCTACGGGATACTAGTGGACAGTGACGGCGGCTATCCTTTTACAGAAACATCCACAGGTAAGTTGGAGTTTTATTATGGCGGGACTCCTGAAGAAGGGCGCCGATATGTAAAAGAAAATGTGGAATTCTATGTCATGCTTGGTAAACCGAAAGAGATTATGCATGCTTATACGGAGATCACTGGTAAACCTCCCTTGCTGCCCAAATGGTCACTCGGTTTTATGAACTTTGAATGGGACATCGATCAGGCCGAACTGGAATCCATTGTTGAAACATACCGGGCCAAGAATATTCCTCTTGACGCCTTTGCTTTGGATTATGATTGGATGTCATACGGAGAAGACAATTATGGTGAATTCCTCTGGAATGTGAATAATTTTCCGGATGCGGCTGACAGTACGCTTAAAAGCAAGATGGATCAGCGTGGCCTCAAACTGATCGGGATTCGCAAGCCACGCATTGTGACTAAGGATAAAAACGGACAGCGCACGACCCAGTTTTATGATGCTGAAGCAGGTGGGTATTGGTATCCGGGACATGAGGAATACACCGATTATTTCATTCCGGTGACCGTGCGTAGCATTGATCCGTATAAACAGGAAATGCGCGACTGGTGGTGGAATCATTCCAAAGAGGCTTATGATAAAGGCATCCGTGGCTGGTGGAACGATGAGACCGACAAAGTTTCGTCAGGAGCAGCCCAGTATTGGTTTGGAAACTTCACCACCACCCATCTTTCACAAGCAATGTATGAAGGCCAGCGCGCCTATACCGACAATAAGGAGCGTATCTGGCAAACGGCAAGAAACTACTATCCTGGGGCACAACGATATGCCACCACGCTCTGGTCTGGTGACATTGCCATTCAATACTACAAAGGAGAAAAAGTAGAGTGGGCGGCAGGTATGCAGGAACAACCTTCCGTCATGCTCTCAGCTGTCAATCTCGGGCAATTCAAGTGGGGGATGGATGCCGGAGGTTTTAATATGCAAAACGGAACGATAGATAATCCAAGTCCTGAATTATATACGCGATGGCTGCAGTTTGGTGCTTTAACCCCTGTTTTCAGGGTTCACGGCAATTATCAGCAACAGAGACAACCCTGGTATTATGGTATGACGGCAGAAGAAGTGACCAAGGCTGCCATCCATTTCCGCTACCGTCTTTTGCCGTATATGTACACCTATGAACGCAGCGCCTATGAAAGCGGAGTAGGCCTGGTCCGTCCGCTCATATTTGACTATCCTGATGATGAACAAGTTAAAAATACAACCGATTCCTGGATGTTTGGTGATTGGCTCTTAGTCGCTCCGGTTTTGGAAAAAGGCCAAACCTCCAAACAAATCTATTTGCCGGAAGGAACATGGATCGATTATTTCAGAGGTCATGTATATAACGGTAATCAGTCCATTCATTATCCGTTGGACGCTGAATCATGGACAGACATCCCCATTTTTGTCAAACAGGGTGCTATCATTCCCTCTCAAGAGGTGCAGGACTACGTGGGACAGAAATCTGCAGAGATGATGACCATCGATGTCTTTGCAGGTGACTCGGAATCTCGTTTTACCTACTATGACGATGATGGCAACACATATGGTTATGAAACAGGGGATTTTTTCAAGCAGGAAATGACGGCTCAAGATCAAGGAACCAACGGTATTCGCTTCACCGTTCAGGCAAAGGAGGGCCAATACACACCCGAAACGGAATATTATCTGGTAAGACTGCACGGAAAAGCAGGAGAACGGGTCACACTGAACGGCTCGTCACTGACCTACTATGACCAGCTGTTTGATCTTAAAAATGCCTCTGGAGAAGGTTGGGCAAAAGGAAGAGAAATATATGGAGATGTGACCTATGTTAAGGTAAGAGCAAATTCATCCTCAGTTAAGGAGTTAATTGTCACAGGAGATGCTCCAGTATCAACAGACCATCTGAAATATGAAGCGGAAGAGGCCTCTCTGTCTGGAGAGACAACAAATAGTCGGGCTTCCGTAAACAACAATCATTCTGGCTATTCCGGACAGGGATTCGTGGATGGCTTTCATCACGAGGAAGCAGCTGCAACCTTTTATGTTTCAACCAAGACAGGGGGTGATTATGACATCAGTCTCCGCTATGCAAACGGTACAGGCACAGATCAGACGCTCAGCATCTATGTCAACGGGAAGCGGGTGACACAGACCGTATTGGCAGATACGGGCGACTGGAGTACATGGGGAATACAAACGGAAACATTACCACTCACAGCCGGCCAAAATATGATTACCTACCGCTATGATGCCGAAGCAGGAGATACGGGCAATGTCAATTTGGATTATATTACAGTGCCTTTTGAACCTGCCCAGGCCGAATATCTGGCTGAAAGCGCTAAGCTGGATGGTGGAGCTTCAACCAATCAAAATCACTGGTTCTATACTGGGAACGCATTTGTTGATGGAATGACGCAAACAGGAGCCAGTGTCCAATTCCTGGTTGATGTTCCGGCCACAGGTGAATATCAGGTTGCTTTGCGATATGCCAACGGAACCAACAGTACACGGACAATAAGCGTCTATGTCAACGGCAACAAGGTTGAACAAATCAAACTCACTAGTCCAGGGATGAACTGGAACCTGTGGCGTGAGCATGTACACTCTGTGACCTTGCAGAAAGGGACAAATACGATTATGTACCGTTATGATTCAAGTGACAGCGGCAATGTCAATTTGGACCGGATTATTGTCTCTGCTGAAACACCTGTTCAGCCGGTGTCTGAAAAAAATTTACTCGATAATTCCGGTTTTGAAAGGCCGACTGACTATTCCAGCAACTGGACGCAATGGCACCCTGGCGGACAACCTTCCGCTTTTGGCGTTGACAGCGGTTCTGGAATTAATCCCCCGGAATCCCCTTGGACGGGAGATCAACGGGCTTATTTCTGGTCTGCCAATGCCTACAAACAAAGCATTCATCAGACTGTTGAGGTACCCGTCAACAACGCTCATTACAAACTGGAAGCAAGAGTCCGCCTGCTTAATACCAATCCATACGTCGCCAGGGCGGAAATCATGGATTATGGTGGACAGACCATCTATTACGACCTGGAGAACAATGGCCGCTGGAGCTATTTGACCGTTGACAATATCTATGTCACCAGCGGTCAGATAAAAGTCGGTTTCTATGTCGACTCTCCTGGTGGCACCACACTGCACATTGATGATGTGCGAGTGACGATACAAGAATAA